GACTTGCAAACCCGGTACCAAATACCTGAAATCAGGAAGATTTCACCGATTCGACCGCGCGGCGGTCCAGGACCTGATCGATCAGGCCGTACTCCTTGGCCGCCTCGGCGCTCATGAAGCGGTCGCGCTCCATGTCCCGCTCGATCTTCTCCAGGGGCTGGCCGGTGTGCTGAACGTAGATGTCGTTCAGGCGGCGGCGCAGGTACAGGATTTCCTGTGCCTGGATTTCGATGTCGGTCGCCTGGCCGCGGGCACCGCCCGACGGCTGGTGGATCATCACCCGCGAGTTGGGCAGCGAATAGCGCTTGCCCTTGGCGCCGGCCATCAGCAACAGCGAGGCTGCGCTGCAGGCCTGCCCGATGCACATGGTGCTGACGTCGGGCTTGATGAACTGCATGGTGTCGTAGATCGCCAGCCCGGCGGTGACGGCACCGCCCGGGCTGTTGATGTACAGATGGATGTCCTTGTCCGGGTTTTCGGACTCGAGGAACAGCATCTGCGCGACCAGCAGGTTGGCTACCTGATCGTTCACCTCGCCCACGAGGAAGATCACGCGCTCCTTGAGGAGACGCGAGTAGATGTCGTACGAACGTTCGCCGCGAGCGGTCTGCTCGACGACCATCGGTACAAGGTTGAGGTTCTGGATCGGGTCCATAGCCATGCGTGTCGCTCTCCGGTTAATTCGCCTGAAGGATGCCTCAGGCACTGACCGGGCGCATCACCTCGTCGAAGCCCAGGTTCTGCACGGTGGTCGCGGCGTGATCTGCCACCCACTCTGCCACCTGGTCTTCCATCACGCGGTTCTGCAGCCCTGACATCAGTTGGGGGTCACGGTTGTAAAGTTCAACAACCTTCTCCGGCTCCTCGTACGTCGAGGCAATGGCGGCCAGCTGCTCGGCGACGCGGCTGCGGTCGATGACCAGCGCCTGCTTGCGGGCGATCTCACCCATCAGCAGACCGGCGACGACGCGCTTGCGGGCGACCGGCGAGGCAGCCTCGATCAGCTGCGGCGGCACCTGCTGGCCACGCGGAACGCTGTTCTGGGCCAGGGCATGAGCCTCGGACTGGATCATCACGTTCGGCACGTCCAGGTCCGGATGCGCGTCGGCCAGCTTCTCGGCCACTTCGGACTTCAGGCGGGCCATCAGGGTGGCCTTCAGCTCGCGCTCGAGGTTGGCGCGCACTTCTTTGCGGAACTGCTCCAGGTCACCGTCATTGATGCCAAACAGCTGGGCGAACTCGGCGTCCACTTCCGGCAGCTTCGGCTCCTGCACCTTGATGATCTTGAAGTGGCACTGGGCGGTCTTGCCAGCCAGGCCTTCGTTGCGGAAATCAGCCGGGAATTCGACGTCGGCGTCGAACTCTTCATCGGCCTTGCGACCGGTCAGCACTTCGTCCAGCGCCTTGAAGAGGTTGCCCGAACCCAGCACGCTGCCGGCACGCTCCAGGCCTTCCGTCGGGAAGCGGTAGTCGCCCGCCTGCGCGGAGTATTCGAACATCACGAAGTCACCCTCGGCCGAGGCGCGCTCGACCGGGTCGAAGCTGCGACGCTGCATGCGCAGGGTCTCGATCATCTTCTCGATGTCGGCGTCGCTGACTTCAGCCACGGGGCGGCTGATCGCGAGCTTGGCAACGTCGATTTCCGGGAATTCCGGCATCACTTCGAAGGTGGCGGTGTAGGCGATTTCGCCATTTTCCGGACGGCCCGTGGTGTCGATCGACGGGTTGGCGATCGGACGCAGGTTTTCCTGGTTGACGGCCTCACGCAGCGTGCTGCCGATCAGGTCGGAGAGCACTTCACCACGCACCTGGTCACCGAAACGCTGCTGGATCACCGCGGTCGGCACCTTGCCCGGACGGAAGCCCTTGAGGCGCACGGTGCGACCCATTTCGGCGATGCGCGCGCTGACCTGCGACTCGAAGCGCTCCGCGGGGAACTTCACCGTGAGCTTGCGCTCGAGCTTGCCGACGTTTTCAACCGAAACCTGCATGACGTCTCCTGGTGTAACGGTAAGGGCGCCCGTCAAAGGCGCCTGGCGGCCCCTGGCCGCCTGCAAAAAAGAAAAAACCATAAGGGATGGTGCGAAAGGAGGGACTCGAACCCTCACGGGGTTACCCGCTGGAACCTAAATCCAGTGCGTCTACCAATTCCGCCACTTTCGCATCAGAACAACCAAGAGGAAGTGTCCGCAAGCCTCGGATTCACAAGGAAATAAAAGGATGGAAAACCCTTCATGCCCCGCCCCGCCAGCTCCCGGGCGCTCCGCCCCTAAGTCGATGATTCCCTTACACGAAAGCGGGTCATTTTACGGTTCGTGCAGGGGCCAGCACAAGCGGGGGAACGCGGCTGGCCCAAAGGTCTCCAGGTGCCTGCGACACGGCCATCCCGGCTCGTCCAGACCCTGCGTTCAAAGCTCGCGCAAGACCCGGATGCCCACGCGTCCGCTGCGCACGCTGGCGTCCGCGCCCTGCCGGTAGGCCGAGCGCACCTGGTCCGGCGAGCTGCCCCATGAACCGCCACGCACCACCCGGCTGCCACACCCCGGATTGACCCAGGCGCTGCCGTCGCGAGGGGCGCGCAGGTAGCTGTCGTGCCAGCAGTCCTGGACCCATTCCGACACGTTGCCATCCATGTCGTACAGGCCAAAGGGATTGGCCGCGAAGCTCATCGCCGGCGCCGGCCCCCAGAAGCCGTCGCGATAACCTTGGAAGGCATTGCTCCAGCGGCGCCCACTCGGCGAGCGGTCTCCGGAACCCGTGAGATTCTCCACTTTGCTGCTGGGCGCGCCATCGCCCCACCAATAACGTGTGGTGGTGCCGCCCCTCAGGGCGTACTCGAACTCGGCCTCGCTGGGCAACCGGTAGGTCTTGCCAGTGCGCTGGCTAAGCCAGTCCACGTAAGCCTTAGCGTCATTCCAGGACACATTGACCACCGGCAGGCGGTTGTCTGCATTGCGTCCCGCATAATCGGTCTGCCAGCCGGCGCTGGTGTCGTCGCGCATGGCGCCCGAGCCCTCGTCATACACGCTGGCTCCACCCAGCTTCACCGAGTCGGGCTGGTAGCCACTGGCGCGGACGAACTCCCGGAACTGCCCCACCGTGACGGACGTGCGTGACAAGGCAAAACCCTTGGAAATCGTGACTTCGTGCTGCGGGGTTTCGGCATCTTCGCGGCCGGTCTCGCCATCCGGGGCACCCATCTGGAAGCTGCCCGTCGGCACGACCACCATGGAGGGCGCCTGTCCGGGAATGTCGGCAAAGCGGTCGGAGAAGACCTGCCCGGGCTTGTAACTCGCGTACAGGCGTGCGTTGGTGATGCGCTCGCCGAAATCAGCCAGTCCGGCCAG
The nucleotide sequence above comes from Dyella telluris. Encoded proteins:
- the clpP gene encoding ATP-dependent Clp endopeptidase proteolytic subunit ClpP, encoding MAMDPIQNLNLVPMVVEQTARGERSYDIYSRLLKERVIFLVGEVNDQVANLLVAQMLFLESENPDKDIHLYINSPGGAVTAGLAIYDTMQFIKPDVSTMCIGQACSAASLLLMAGAKGKRYSLPNSRVMIHQPSGGARGQATDIEIQAQEILYLRRRLNDIYVQHTGQPLEKIERDMERDRFMSAEAAKEYGLIDQVLDRRAVESVKSS
- the tig gene encoding trigger factor → MQVSVENVGKLERKLTVKFPAERFESQVSARIAEMGRTVRLKGFRPGKVPTAVIQQRFGDQVRGEVLSDLIGSTLREAVNQENLRPIANPSIDTTGRPENGEIAYTATFEVMPEFPEIDVAKLAISRPVAEVSDADIEKMIETLRMQRRSFDPVERASAEGDFVMFEYSAQAGDYRFPTEGLERAGSVLGSGNLFKALDEVLTGRKADEEFDADVEFPADFRNEGLAGKTAQCHFKIIKVQEPKLPEVDAEFAQLFGINDGDLEQFRKEVRANLERELKATLMARLKSEVAEKLADAHPDLDVPNVMIQSEAHALAQNSVPRGQQVPPQLIEAASPVARKRVVAGLLMGEIARKQALVIDRSRVAEQLAAIASTYEEPEKVVELYNRDPQLMSGLQNRVMEDQVAEWVADHAATTVQNLGFDEVMRPVSA